The Pukyongia salina genome segment AATAAAAACCAGCCACCTTTATAAGTCACACTACCCTCATCACGGGTGAGTAATAATTCCATTGGATTGTAGAATGTTGTACCGACCAGATGTTTTATACAGTCGCTTTCAGGATCGTCGTTAAAATCTCCCATCACCACGATCCGGGCATTAGGATCCACGGCTTGAATCTGCTGCACGATCTCGTGGGCTTTTTCAGAGGCTGCCATTCTTCGGAAGGCTGTCTCTTCCACACCCTTTCTTCGTGAAGGCCAGTGGTTCACTAGAATATGAATTTTAAAATCCTCCAAAATGGCTTCAACCTCTAATATATCGCGAGTATAATCCCGTATTCCTTCTTCGTTTACAACGTGAACAGTATGCGCCGTGATATTTTTTATCTGCAGGTGGTCTTTTCTGTAAAGCAAGGCTGTATCTATACCTCTTTCGTCTGGCGAATCGATATGAGCGATCCCGTAATGCTTGTGTTTTAGGTATTTTGACGAAACAAGCTCTTCAAGTACATACCTGTTTTCAACTTCAGCCAGGCCTATTAGAACTGGTGGATGACCAATTTCATTATAACCTATCTGGGAGATTGCTCTCCCCATTTTTCTAAGTTTTTTTCTGAAGCGTTTTTCATTCCAGTTCCTATTCGATTTTGCAGTGAAGTCATCGTCCAGGGTTTTCGGATCATTTTGTGTGTCGAAAAGATTCTCCACATTGTAAAAAGCGAAGGTGTAGTAGTTGTGGTTTTCCTTTTTCAGCATAAATTCTGCGATATAAAGCCCTGTAAATTACAAAATTCCGAAGCAAAGCTTTTGTATCTTTGCCCTCCTATTAAGATTTATGTTAGAAAAAGAAGATATAGTATACGAAAAGACGATCCTCATAGGATTGATCACCCAACAGCAGGACGAGGAGAAAGCGACCGAATACCTGGACGAGCTTGAATTCCTCGCCTATACTGCCGGTGGGGAGGTGTTAAAACGATTTGTGCAGAAGATGGAAATGCCCAATCCCAAGACTTTTATTGGTTCCGGGAAAATGGATGAAGTGGAAGAATACGTACGTGAAAATGATATTGGCACTGCCATTTTTGACGATGAACTATCGCCTGCACAGCAAAAGAACATAGAACGTATCCTGAAGTGTAAGATCATCGATCGAACTAACCTTATTCTCGACATCTTCGCTCAAAGGGCAAAAACGAGCTATGCGCGCACCCAGGTGGAACTTGCCCAGTACGAATACTTGCTGCCCAGGCTGGCAGGGATGTGGACTCACCTTGAACGACAACGTGGTGGTATTGGGATGCGTGGTCCCGGGGAAACCGAGATCGAGACGGACAGGCGTATTGTGCGCGACCGCATCTCCTTGCTGAAAAAGAAGCTGGCTAAGATCGACCGCCAGATGGAAGTTCAGCGGGGCAACAGAGGAGCGTTGGTGCGGGTTGCATTGGTGGGATACACCAATGTAGGGAAATCTACACTAATGAATGTTATTAGTAAAAGCGAGGTCTTCGCCGAGAACAAATTATTCGCCACCCTGGATACCACTGTGAGAAAAGTTGTAATTGGTAACCTTCCTTTTTTACTTAGCGACACGGTTGGATTTATACGAAAGTTACCTACCCAGTTGGTAGAATCCTTTAAAAGTACGCTGGACGAGGTTAGGGAAGCCGATCTGCTACTGCATGTTGTGGATATTTCTCATCCTTCCTTCGAGGATCATATCGATTCTGTGAACCAGATCCTGGACGAGATAGGAAGTTCGGATAAACCGGTACTCATGGTGTTTAATAAGATAGATGCCTTCGAACCGGAGATAATAGAGAGTGACGATCTTGTTACCGAAAAGACAACGGCTCATTATACGCTGGAGGAATGGAAACGTACCTGGATGAGCAGGGTAAGTGGAGATGCGATATTTATTTCGGCCCTAAACAAGGAGAATCTGGAGGAATTCCGAAAGGTGGTTTATCAGAAAGTTAGAGAAATACATATTACCCGCTTTCCGTATAATAATTTTCTATATCCAGAGATTATCGAATAATCTCTTTTCTTCTGAACCTTCAGAAGGTGGCAGATCTTTATAAAACAAAAAAGCCGGCATTTGCCGGCTTTTTTATTCAGTAAAAAAATATTAAAGTCCGTAAGTGATCCCAATTCCCAGAGATTCACGAATCTGGAATCCTTGAACGGCATTATCATCGTAGATCGCCTGGAAGGAAGCATTTGCTGTTATCCATTTGTTAACGGCCATAACCAGATTAAGGGTATAATCGATGTCCACGTTCTGTGGATCTTCCAAATAATTGCTATAAAGGTTTAGAATATTCTCGAGCATCACATTAGGCATAACTTCAAACTTGGCGTATGCCCCTACGGCAGCACCAAATTCGAAACGAGTCGTTTCGTTTGCTTCTACTCCAAAATAACCACCAGCATCATTGAACGCCATGATTAGAGCCGGATCGGTACCTACATCGGTAAACTCACTGCTAACAAAGATCAATTTGGCCGTAGCAGGTGCGATGTTCACTTTTAGATTGTCGTTTTTCTTCCAAAGAAAACCAGGACCACCCTGAATGTAACCGGGAGATAACAACTTAGTGGTTTCGGTACGGATCTCATTTCCTTCAGTGTCTGTACTATAGGCGTAACCGGAGGTAAACTGAGTCCTGAAATTCATAAAAAATGAATAGTACCAATTACTTTCATTGATCTGGCGCCCTAGAATTGAGTTTAACTCCAACCTATCGTTAGTTTTTCGAGTAAACTCCTGGTCTTTTGTTTTTGTTATACCATAGTCGGCCATGATACGGTTATCCCAGGCTAATTTACCCTGGCGGTAATTTGCATCGTATGCAAGAGACAGGTTAGCGGCATAGTTTGATGTACCGCCACCGGTCCATTCATCATTAAAGGCAGCCTGGCTAAAAAGCAGGGAAATATTACCGGATTTCGACCAACCGTCTTTCGGTTCGTCTTTTTTCTCCTCATCCTGTGCAAACAGGGCGAATGGAGCTATCAAAAAAATTGTAAGAATTACTAGTTTTTTCATGGTATTGTTTATTAAGGCGGTAAAATTACTATTAATCCGATATCTGAGAAAACACCAGCGCTTATTTTAATCCATTTTCGATAAAAGGATGCAACATTTCGCTATGCGGAAGTAAAGATCACTTCTTCTTATACAGCGGTACAGAAGAACAAGCTTCACCATACATTATACTGCTGGCCGTCTTTTGAAGTTTCTGAGCCAGCAGAAGGTAAGCGTTTTGCGGAATAGGTTTATGGGTGCACCCTTTAATGATCACAGGTTTATCCTGGTATTCACTAAGGTCGAGTGTGTCGATAATTTCTGTAAATAATATTGTTTCCAGGGTTGTTAGATCCCCAAAAACCACTTTCTTGGCATATTTGGCAGCATGCAGCGATACGAGCATATATGCCCATGCCGGAACGATCGCCTCTGAAGTGCATCCAACGGCGAGATATGCGTTGTTATAGACACTCCAATCATGGTTCTTCACATAATTTCTGAATTCCTTTTCACGGAGTACAATACCTTCAAATAACCATTCTGAAATATCCAGAAATACTCGGTCACCTTCGGGATAATGATCCTCCAGATCGAAAGTGATCAATTTGCTGTTTGCAACTCTGTTTATAATTTCATCTGCCATGGTTAGTAGTACTTATGAATACTTTCGGAGGCCTTTGGTATTTTCGTTGTCTGTTTCTATATCACTCAAGGCAACTCCCGCATTTTCATGAACCGGGGTTTGCTGGATCCTGCTATGGATCTTTTCGTATAATGCCACATCAATGGCTTTACGCTTGTCGAGTATATTGAAGATATTTACCGAAGCAATTTTTTCTTTCCATTCCTTCTGAACTGTCCCTTCAAAAACTTTCGATTTCGAACCACTACCGTAGGCAATGAATCCAATTTTCTTTCCTGATAGTTCTTCCTTGCTGTCGTAAGAACTCCTTAACAGGCTGAGCAATGCCATAAAGATCGAAGCCGTGTACATATTCCCAATTAAAGAAGAGGCGCGTTCTCCTTTTTCGATCCTGGTTTCAACAAATTCACGGTACATCGTGGATTTGCTTGCCAGACGCTCCCAGGTTTTTCTGTCGTCTGTTTGTGGTCCTATCTCCTGTAGCAGTTCATCCAGTCTACCATCGGCTTCAATCCAGTCCAGCCAGTTTGAAAAAATTATCCTTCGCCCATGATATGCATAAGGTAAATGAAATACAAGGTATTCCCAGTCGTGCAGAAAGTTGGTGCTGGATTGTTCGTTAAAGTGCTCCAGAGCTTCAGTTACGCGATCGCTGTAGCACTGGTTGGAGTATTGTCCGTCGAAAACCGGTTCCTCCTTGAACAACTCTACTAATTCGTTTTTCTCATTCCAAAAACCGGATTCGGTCCCGGAAATAAGATCGTTTAACTCTTCATCCGAATAATTACCATTTAGCTGCTGTAGCAACTCTTTGGCCAACTGCTGTTTATTAAAAAAGCGTCTCGGCTTGAAAAAGTCTCCTACACTTTTTGTTGCCACACCCCAGTTTGGACTTATAGCGATCAGGGATGGATCTTTGGTGAGAAGTACCGCTACAGCACCGGCTCCCTGGGTGTATTCGCCTGTGGAGTGAAGCTCGTATTTAGACAGATCTGAAGCAATAACTACCGCTTTTCTATTCTCGCCATTTTCTACCCAATCCAGGCAATTATGCATGGCATCTACTGCCCCTACACATGCAAAAGTGAGGTCGACGACATCACAATTTTTAAAACAACGGTCACCGTATTGGTTGGACAGGATATCTTCAACAACTTCTATAGCGTACGTAGCTGTTGGTTTTGAACCATCAACCGCACTTTCCGTTCCCAGGTAAATACGTCCTATTTGGGTGGGATCGATCTCATTATCCCTAATAAGACTAAGCAGAGCATTGGCTGCAAAACTGGCGGCATCTTCGTTGATATCGGGGATCGCCATTTTTTCCAAACCAAGACCTCTTCGAAGTTTTTCATAAGGAATATCTCGCTTTGCAGCGAGTTCCTGCATTGGCACATACAAGGGAGGGACATAAAATGAGATGGCGTCAATTCCGGCTTTCGACATAACTGCGTTTTTTAAAGCATACCCAATTCCAGTTTGGCTTCTTCGCTCATTAGATCCTGACTCCATGGTGGATCGAAGGTGATCTCAACTTCCGCATCTTTAACCAACTTTATAGACTTTACCTTGTCTTCTACTTCCAAAGGCAATGACTCTGCTACAGGGCAGTTAGGCGTTGTGAGCGTCATGAGGATCTTTACTTCCAGGTCTTCATTAACAAACACATCATAGATCAAACCAAGCTCATAAATATCAACCGGGATCTCCGGGTCGTAGATCGTTTTAAGGACCTTTACTATTTTCTCACCTAATTCGGTGGTGTCAATTTCGGTTGTACTCATTTTTTATTTCTTAAGCTGGGCCTGAAAAGCCACAGCATATAATTTCATTTGTTTTATCATAGACACCAATCCGTTCGCACGGGTAGGTGACAGGTGTTCCTTCAGCCCGATCTCATCAATGAAATCTGTATTGGCAGAGGCGATGTCTTCCGGACTATGGCCCGAGAAAACTCGAATTAGTACGGCAATGATCCCTTTGGTAATAATCGCATCGCTATCGGCGGTAAAGATCACCTTATCCTCTTCTAAGTATGCATCCAGCCACACCTTACTTTGACAACCTTTAATTAACTTATCGTCGGTTTTGCGGTGCGGATCTATCAATGGCAGTGATTTTCCAAGCTGAATAAGATGTTCGTATTTATCCATCCAATCTTCGAAAAGGGAGAACTCATCGATCAATTCTTCTTGTATCGCTGCGATGCTCATACCAAAGATCCTATTTGTTTACTACTTTCTGTGCTTTCAATAATATGCTTCTGTCATTTCTTGAAAATAGAGTAAGGACATTATCTTCAATCGAGTAAGATCCTGTATTTCTCAAGGCTTGTAAGAACAGATTCTCATTGGTCATTATGGGCTCGTCGCAGGCCATTTCGGTAGAACCAATATCAGAGAAAGACAGGGCGTACAGGTCCAGCGTATAGCTTCCGAAGAACGAGTTACAACCCGTATTACCTTTTACAGTCTTGTCGTAAGCCATGAATGAGATGGTAGGCGGGTTTTGCGACACCAATTCATCTGCAAGGATGGTAACAGTATAGTTACCTGCTAATTGAACATTTCCGGCCGTGTCGATTACTTTTTTAGTTTCATCGCAGCTTATAAACAAAGTTGCAACAATACATAGTGAGATTAGTGTTTTCATAATACAATTATTTTGTTTATTCCGAAGATACTATAATTCTTCGGCCTTCTTAAATTTCTAATTTTAGCTTAGCATATTTTGGGCTTGCCTAACAGCGTTTACCAATGCGTCTACTTCCTCCATGGTATTGTAAAAAGCAAAAGAAGCCCTTACTGTTCCCGGGATCTTATAAAAATCCATGATAGGTTGAGCACAATGATGTCCTGTTCTTACGGCGATACCCAGCTTATCAAGTATAGTCCCTACGTCATAAGGATGTATTCCTTCAACGTTGAAGGAAATTACTGAAGTTTTATCTTTTCCCGTACCATAGATACGCAAGCCGGGAATTTTTAATAATTCCGCAGTAGCATATTCCAACAGTTGAGATTCATGCTGAGCGATCGCATCGAAACCTATTTCGTTTAAATAGTCAATCGCTGTGCCAAAAGCAATTCCTCCCGCAATATTGGGGGTTCCGGCTTCAAATTTGTGAGGCAGGTCTGCATAAGTGGTTTTTTCGAAAGTTACTTCAGCGATCATTTCCCCACCACCCTGGTATGGAGGTAATTTATGTAACCACTCCGCTTTTCCATACAACATTCCCACTCCGGTTGGTCCACACATCTTATGTGCACTGGTAACATAGAAGTCCACATCCAATGCCTGTAGATCCGGTTTTATATGAGAACAGGACTGCGCCCCATCAACCAACACTGCTGCTCCGTAATTGTGTGCCTTTTCAATAATTTCCTCGATGGGATTAATGGTTCCCAGTGCGTTGGATATATGGTTCACGAAAACGAGTTTTGTCTTTTCCGTAAGCAATGTATCATACTCGCCAAGGATTAGTGTACCTTCTTCGCTCATGGGGATCACTTTCAGTAGTGCACCTGTTCTTTCACACAACATCTGCCAGGGTACAATATTGGAATGATGCTCCATGGCCGATACTATAACTTCGTCTCCAGTTTTCAGAAAAGAAGAAAAACCATTTGCAACCAGGTTGATACCATCTGTGGTTCCCGAAGTAAAGATCACTTCATGGCCGTGAGCGATATTAAAATGCTTTTGTATTTTTTTTCGCGCTTGTTCGTAGGCATCGGTGGCTTCCTGGGAAAGGGTGTGTACACCACGATGTATATTGGCATTATAGTGAGTGTAATAGTGTGTAATACTATCTATTACTTGTTTTGGTTTTTGTGAAGTGGCCGCATTGTCCAGATAAATCAATGGCTTCCCATTCACCTCGCGTTTAAGTATGGGGAAATCTTCTCGTATTTGAGTCACGTTAAATGCCATCCGGATATTCATTGTAATGCGTTAAAGGTCGAACCCAAGATGAACTCCTATCTTGGTGGCGATCAGTTTATTGATTCGCCTTTTCAACTCAGGGATCTTTACACTCTCCAGCACATTGTTCGCGAAAGCATACATAAGTAGTGCTCTGGCCTCCTTTTTCGCTATTCCACGGGAACGCAGGTAGAACAAGGCTTCTTCATCCAGCTGTCCTATGGTACAACCATGTGAACATTTTACGTCGTCTGCAAAGATCTCCAACTGTGGTTTAGCGTTTATCGTAGCCTTGTCGTCTATCAGGATGTTGTTATTTTGCTGAAATGCATCTGTTTTCTGTGCTTCTCTTTCTACAACCACTTTGCCATTGAATACACCGGTAGACGAGTCTCCGAAAATCCCTTTGTAGTCCTGATGACTTTCACAATTGGGTTCGATATGGTTTACCAGGGTATTGTGGTCTACATGTTGTTTTCCTTCAAGAATTGTGATTCCTTTTAGTGTAGAATCACATCGTTCTCCTCTTTGGTAGAAATTAAGGTTGTTCCTTGTCATTTTTCCACCAAAGGAAAAGGTATGCACCCTGCAGTTACTTTGTTCTTCCTGTGAAATATAAGTAGTATCTATCAGGGAAGCATTCGCCCTGTCGTTCTGGATCTTATAGTAATCCACATAGGCACGTTTTTCGGCAAAGATCTCGGTGACCGAATTGGTAAAAACTGCATTTTCGGAAAGACTTTGGTGCCTTTCTATAATTTGTACATGGGCATTTTCACCAACAATGATAAGATTACGAGGTTGTAGCATCAATGCCGCTTCGTTGCCGGTTGCGAAATTGATCACCTCTATAGGTTTTTCCACTTCCCGGTGTTTCGGAATGTAGATATATGCCCCCTCTCGTGCAAAAGCGGTATTGAGAGATGTAAGACTGTCATTTCCTGCAACTTTATTGAAATAAGCCTCAATTACAGGCTGATATTTCGGTTTGCTGAGTGCTGCCGACAAAAGGCAAACATCCATCTTGTCGTGAGTAGTTTCAGAAAGAAAAGAATTATAAACACCGTCAACAAATACAATTTTGTAGGTGTCGATATCATGCAGGAAATACTGCTTTACATCCTTAAATTCGACGGCGTGGTCTTTCTTAGGCGACAGACTGTAATCTGTTTTCAACAGGGAATTTAGAGAGGTGTATTTCCAATCCTCCATTTTCTTAGACGGGAATCCTTCGTTCTCAAAGATCTTGATAGCCTTGCTCTTTAAGTCGTAAATAGGGGAGTCTGCTTCGAGATGATCTTCGAAGGCGATATAAGAGGATAATAATTTATTTTTCAAATTCATAAGCTGTCCTTCATTCCGGCCACTAGGCCTTTACTTCTTCCTTGATCCAGTCGTATCCTTTTTCTTCCAGTTCGTACGCTAGTTCTTTAGGGCCCGATTTTACAATCCGGCCATCCATAAGAACATGCACAAAATCCGGAACTATATAATCTAACAATCGCTGGTAGTGAGTGATCACGATCACAGCATTGTCCTTATTGCGCAATTTGTTCACCCCGTTGGCAACCACTTTAAGGGCGTCGATATCCAGACCGGAATCTGTCTCGTCCAGGATGGCTAATTTGGGTTCCATCATTGCCAGCTGGAAGATCTCATTTCTCTTTTTTTCACCTCCCGAAAATCCTTCGTTCAGCGATCTGGATAAAAACTTACGGTCTATCTCCAGTAGATCTGCTTTTTCCTTGATCTTCTTTAGCATTTCTGAAGCAGGCATGTCTTCAAGACCTTGTGCTTTACGTGATTCGTTGATTGCCGTCTTGATAAAGTTTGTCACTGTAACGCCGGGAATCTCAACCGGGTACTGAAAGGATAGAAACACTCCTTTATGAGCGCGTTCTTCC includes the following:
- the hflX gene encoding GTPase HflX, translating into MLEKEDIVYEKTILIGLITQQQDEEKATEYLDELEFLAYTAGGEVLKRFVQKMEMPNPKTFIGSGKMDEVEEYVRENDIGTAIFDDELSPAQQKNIERILKCKIIDRTNLILDIFAQRAKTSYARTQVELAQYEYLLPRLAGMWTHLERQRGGIGMRGPGETEIETDRRIVRDRISLLKKKLAKIDRQMEVQRGNRGALVRVALVGYTNVGKSTLMNVISKSEVFAENKLFATLDTTVRKVVIGNLPFLLSDTVGFIRKLPTQLVESFKSTLDEVREADLLLHVVDISHPSFEDHIDSVNQILDEIGSSDKPVLMVFNKIDAFEPEIIESDDLVTEKTTAHYTLEEWKRTWMSRVSGDAIFISALNKENLEEFRKVVYQKVREIHITRFPYNNFLYPEIIE
- the sufC gene encoding Fe-S cluster assembly ATPase SufC, translated to MLEIKNLHASVEEKNILNGVNLEVKAGEVHAIMGPNGSGKSTLASVIAGKEEFEITKGDVLLEGEDITELDPEERAHKGVFLSFQYPVEIPGVTVTNFIKTAINESRKAQGLEDMPASEMLKKIKEKADLLEIDRKFLSRSLNEGFSGGEKKRNEIFQLAMMEPKLAILDETDSGLDIDALKVVANGVNKLRNKDNAVIVITHYQRLLDYIVPDFVHVLMDGRIVKSGPKELAYELEEKGYDWIKEEVKA
- a CDS encoding hydroxymethylglutaryl-CoA synthase family protein, which gives rise to MSKAGIDAISFYVPPLYVPMQELAAKRDIPYEKLRRGLGLEKMAIPDINEDAASFAANALLSLIRDNEIDPTQIGRIYLGTESAVDGSKPTATYAIEVVEDILSNQYGDRCFKNCDVVDLTFACVGAVDAMHNCLDWVENGENRKAVVIASDLSKYELHSTGEYTQGAGAVAVLLTKDPSLIAISPNWGVATKSVGDFFKPRRFFNKQQLAKELLQQLNGNYSDEELNDLISGTESGFWNEKNELVELFKEEPVFDGQYSNQCYSDRVTEALEHFNEQSSTNFLHDWEYLVFHLPYAYHGRRIIFSNWLDWIEADGRLDELLQEIGPQTDDRKTWERLASKSTMYREFVETRIEKGERASSLIGNMYTASIFMALLSLLRSSYDSKEELSGKKIGFIAYGSGSKSKVFEGTVQKEWKEKIASVNIFNILDKRKAIDVALYEKIHSRIQQTPVHENAGVALSDIETDNENTKGLRKYS
- a CDS encoding SufE family protein — encoded protein: MSIAAIQEELIDEFSLFEDWMDKYEHLIQLGKSLPLIDPHRKTDDKLIKGCQSKVWLDAYLEEDKVIFTADSDAIITKGIIAVLIRVFSGHSPEDIASANTDFIDEIGLKEHLSPTRANGLVSMIKQMKLYAVAFQAQLKK
- a CDS encoding endonuclease/exonuclease/phosphatase family protein — its product is MLKKENHNYYTFAFYNVENLFDTQNDPKTLDDDFTAKSNRNWNEKRFRKKLRKMGRAISQIGYNEIGHPPVLIGLAEVENRYVLEELVSSKYLKHKHYGIAHIDSPDERGIDTALLYRKDHLQIKNITAHTVHVVNEEGIRDYTRDILEVEAILEDFKIHILVNHWPSRRKGVEETAFRRMAASEKAHEIVQQIQAVDPNARIVVMGDFNDDPESDCIKHLVGTTFYNPMELLLTRDEGSVTYKGGWFLFDQILISNNFMQQHGNDFRFQKAAIFNPEHLKEYKGRRKGSPFRTFLGRRYAGGLSDHFPVYAICSIEQS
- the sufD gene encoding Fe-S cluster assembly protein SufD, which translates into the protein MNLKNKLLSSYIAFEDHLEADSPIYDLKSKAIKIFENEGFPSKKMEDWKYTSLNSLLKTDYSLSPKKDHAVEFKDVKQYFLHDIDTYKIVFVDGVYNSFLSETTHDKMDVCLLSAALSKPKYQPVIEAYFNKVAGNDSLTSLNTAFAREGAYIYIPKHREVEKPIEVINFATGNEAALMLQPRNLIIVGENAHVQIIERHQSLSENAVFTNSVTEIFAEKRAYVDYYKIQNDRANASLIDTTYISQEEQSNCRVHTFSFGGKMTRNNLNFYQRGERCDSTLKGITILEGKQHVDHNTLVNHIEPNCESHQDYKGIFGDSSTGVFNGKVVVEREAQKTDAFQQNNNILIDDKATINAKPQLEIFADDVKCSHGCTIGQLDEEALFYLRSRGIAKKEARALLMYAFANNVLESVKIPELKRRINKLIATKIGVHLGFDL
- a CDS encoding DUF3078 domain-containing protein: MKKLVILTIFLIAPFALFAQDEEKKDEPKDGWSKSGNISLLFSQAAFNDEWTGGGTSNYAANLSLAYDANYRQGKLAWDNRIMADYGITKTKDQEFTRKTNDRLELNSILGRQINESNWYYSFFMNFRTQFTSGYAYSTDTEGNEIRTETTKLLSPGYIQGGPGFLWKKNDNLKVNIAPATAKLIFVSSEFTDVGTDPALIMAFNDAGGYFGVEANETTRFEFGAAVGAYAKFEVMPNVMLENILNLYSNYLEDPQNVDIDYTLNLVMAVNKWITANASFQAIYDDNAVQGFQIRESLGIGITYGL
- a CDS encoding META domain-containing protein gives rise to the protein MKTLISLCIVATLFISCDETKKVIDTAGNVQLAGNYTVTILADELVSQNPPTISFMAYDKTVKGNTGCNSFFGSYTLDLYALSFSDIGSTEMACDEPIMTNENLFLQALRNTGSYSIEDNVLTLFSRNDRSILLKAQKVVNK
- a CDS encoding aminotransferase class V-fold PLP-dependent enzyme; the encoded protein is MNIRMAFNVTQIREDFPILKREVNGKPLIYLDNAATSQKPKQVIDSITHYYTHYNANIHRGVHTLSQEATDAYEQARKKIQKHFNIAHGHEVIFTSGTTDGINLVANGFSSFLKTGDEVIVSAMEHHSNIVPWQMLCERTGALLKVIPMSEEGTLILGEYDTLLTEKTKLVFVNHISNALGTINPIEEIIEKAHNYGAAVLVDGAQSCSHIKPDLQALDVDFYVTSAHKMCGPTGVGMLYGKAEWLHKLPPYQGGGEMIAEVTFEKTTYADLPHKFEAGTPNIAGGIAFGTAIDYLNEIGFDAIAQHESQLLEYATAELLKIPGLRIYGTGKDKTSVISFNVEGIHPYDVGTILDKLGIAVRTGHHCAQPIMDFYKIPGTVRASFAFYNTMEEVDALVNAVRQAQNMLS
- a CDS encoding DUF2480 family protein, encoding MADEIINRVANSKLITFDLEDHYPEGDRVFLDISEWLFEGIVLREKEFRNYVKNHDWSVYNNAYLAVGCTSEAIVPAWAYMLVSLHAAKYAKKVVFGDLTTLETILFTEIIDTLDLSEYQDKPVIIKGCTHKPIPQNAYLLLAQKLQKTASSIMYGEACSSVPLYKKK
- a CDS encoding DUF59 domain-containing protein; this translates as MSTTEIDTTELGEKIVKVLKTIYDPEIPVDIYELGLIYDVFVNEDLEVKILMTLTTPNCPVAESLPLEVEDKVKSIKLVKDAEVEITFDPPWSQDLMSEEAKLELGML